One cyanobiont of Ornithocercus magnificus DNA segment encodes these proteins:
- a CDS encoding DNA-directed RNA polymerase subunit beta'' — protein MTSTSSKFSQVSKPSVDTAQSTSPIKALPPFRNRVIDKKGLKKLVAWAYKNHGTAITATMADRLKDLGFRYATQAAVSISVDDLKVPEAKQYLLEEAEEQITATEERYRLGEITEVERHTKVIDTWTETNERLVDAVRKNFNQNAPLNSVWMMANSGARGNMSQVRQLVGMRGLMANPQGEIIDLPIRTNFREGLTVTEYVISSYGARKGLVDTALRTADSGYLTRRLVDVAQDVIVREDDCGTKRAILISAEDGRFGNRLVGRLVAEQVVAGDGATLAERNTEIDPLLSKQFEAAGIKRLMVRSPLTCEANRSVCRKCYGWALAHNQLVDLGEAVGIIAAQSIGEPGTQLTMRTFHTGGVSTAETGVVRSTVAGKVEFGSRFKARTRGYRTPHGVEAQQAEVDFVLTVKPASGKGKSQKVEVTAGSLLFVASGQTIDADVTLAQIAAGAVKKSVEKATKDVICDLAGQVRYEKAIQPREVTDRQGNITLKAQRLGRLWVLAGDVYNLPPHAQPVVGSGQAVKEGQVLAEASQASEFGGEVRLRDSLGDSREVQIVTTAMTLKDFKLISESTHSGELWSLETKDCTRYRLNTVPGSKIGHGEVIAELADDRFRTQTGGLIRFAPGLTIKKARSAKNGYEVSKGGILLWIPQETHEINKDITLLMIEDGQWIEAGTEVVKDIFSQTAGIVTVTQKNDILREIIVRSGSFHLCSDTKILERFQGEGVMVNPGDVITKDLSAESMLFVQTVESPEGTGLLLRPIEEYTIPDAAQLPELSHVKQVKGPYLGVKATQRLSFKDGELIKSVEGVELLRTQLSLETFETTPQMTVDVEAISDRQAKTIQRLRLVILESILVRRDTMSDSSHGSTHTELQVEDGDIVKAGDVVATTQILGKQEGIVQLPDAQDGEPVRRLIVEREEDTVTLLTTANPTVCVGERVVDGDLLAEGESTTCCGEVEKVDGRAITLRLGRPYMVSPDSVLHVRDGDLVQRGDGLALLVFERQKTGDIVQGLPRIEELLEARRPRDAAILCKKSGTVEIKQGDDDESVTVNVIETDDAISEYSILLGRNVMVSDGQQVSAGDLLTDGPVNPHELLECFFEDLHYRKPLLEAAQESIAELQHRLVTEVQNVYKSQGVSIDDKHIEVIVRQMTSKVRVEDAGDTTLLPGELIELRQVEDTNQAMSITGGTPAEFTPVLLGITKASLNTDSFISAASFQETTRVLTEAAIEGKSDWLRGLKENVIIGRLIPAGTGFSGFEEELQKEAVPHPDILSEDPAGYRRIQNLRPDYTVEMPAANSFGATALLDDPSEEDLEATRSRHGIDASGSSFAAFTRPTEDGPSDDQLLDLAAVEDLQEEGLLSDE, from the coding sequence ATGACATCCACTTCTTCCAAATTTAGTCAGGTTTCTAAACCCTCCGTTGATACTGCTCAGAGTACTTCTCCTATCAAGGCCCTACCACCATTTCGTAACCGAGTTATTGACAAGAAAGGGCTCAAGAAGCTGGTCGCCTGGGCTTACAAAAATCATGGCACAGCTATCACTGCCACTATGGCTGATCGTCTGAAAGACCTAGGTTTTCGTTATGCAACCCAGGCTGCTGTATCTATCTCCGTAGATGATTTAAAAGTGCCTGAGGCCAAACAGTACCTGTTAGAGGAGGCAGAAGAGCAGATTACAGCTACTGAAGAGCGCTACCGCTTAGGGGAGATCACTGAAGTAGAGCGTCATACCAAAGTCATTGACACATGGACCGAGACTAATGAACGTCTTGTTGATGCAGTCCGCAAGAACTTTAACCAGAATGCCCCACTAAACTCAGTATGGATGATGGCTAATTCTGGTGCCCGTGGAAATATGTCACAGGTACGTCAATTAGTAGGTATGCGTGGCTTGATGGCTAATCCTCAGGGTGAAATCATTGATCTGCCAATACGGACTAACTTTCGTGAGGGACTTACAGTCACCGAGTATGTGATCTCATCTTACGGAGCAAGGAAAGGACTAGTTGATACTGCCTTACGCACAGCCGATTCGGGTTATCTAACACGTCGCCTTGTAGACGTAGCACAAGATGTAATTGTGCGTGAGGATGATTGTGGCACTAAAAGAGCTATTCTGATTTCTGCAGAAGATGGTCGCTTCGGCAATCGGCTAGTGGGACGCCTAGTTGCTGAGCAGGTAGTTGCAGGTGATGGTGCCACCCTTGCTGAGCGTAACACTGAAATAGATCCACTACTGTCCAAACAGTTTGAGGCTGCCGGCATTAAGAGGTTAATGGTTCGCTCGCCTCTTACCTGCGAGGCAAACCGCTCAGTCTGTCGAAAGTGCTATGGCTGGGCTCTTGCGCACAACCAGCTAGTAGATCTCGGTGAAGCTGTAGGCATAATTGCTGCACAGTCTATCGGTGAGCCTGGAACACAGCTCACCATGCGTACCTTTCACACAGGTGGTGTCTCGACAGCTGAGACGGGAGTTGTGAGATCTACTGTAGCAGGTAAGGTAGAATTCGGCTCTAGATTCAAGGCTAGAACTCGCGGCTACCGTACACCGCACGGTGTAGAGGCACAGCAAGCTGAGGTTGATTTTGTACTAACCGTTAAGCCAGCTAGTGGTAAAGGTAAATCACAGAAAGTAGAAGTGACTGCTGGCTCTCTTTTGTTTGTCGCTAGTGGTCAGACAATTGATGCAGATGTGACTCTTGCTCAGATTGCTGCCGGCGCTGTAAAGAAGAGCGTCGAGAAAGCCACCAAAGATGTTATTTGTGACTTAGCTGGGCAGGTACGCTACGAGAAGGCTATTCAGCCTCGCGAAGTTACTGATCGTCAAGGCAACATTACCCTCAAGGCTCAGCGTCTTGGTCGACTTTGGGTGCTCGCGGGCGATGTCTATAATTTGCCGCCCCATGCTCAGCCAGTAGTAGGGAGTGGCCAAGCAGTCAAAGAGGGTCAGGTCCTTGCTGAAGCAAGTCAGGCCAGTGAGTTTGGTGGCGAGGTTCGATTGCGCGACTCACTTGGTGATTCCCGAGAGGTGCAAATTGTCACCACCGCGATGACACTGAAAGACTTCAAGCTCATTAGCGAGTCTACGCATTCTGGAGAGCTCTGGAGCCTAGAAACAAAAGACTGCACCCGCTACCGACTAAACACAGTCCCCGGTAGCAAGATCGGTCATGGTGAGGTGATCGCTGAGCTAGCAGATGACCGCTTCCGCACACAAACAGGTGGACTTATCCGCTTCGCACCAGGTCTGACAATCAAGAAAGCCCGCTCAGCTAAGAATGGCTACGAAGTCAGCAAGGGTGGCATTTTGCTATGGATTCCGCAAGAAACACATGAGATCAATAAAGATATCACACTGCTAATGATTGAAGACGGCCAGTGGATCGAGGCTGGCACAGAAGTTGTCAAGGATATCTTTAGTCAGACTGCTGGCATCGTTACTGTTACTCAGAAAAACGATATCCTGAGAGAGATCATAGTTCGAAGCGGCAGCTTCCACCTCTGCTCAGATACCAAGATATTGGAGCGTTTCCAAGGCGAGGGCGTCATGGTGAATCCCGGTGACGTAATTACTAAAGATCTCAGTGCCGAGTCTATGCTCTTTGTGCAGACAGTTGAAAGCCCTGAGGGGACAGGCTTGTTGCTGCGCCCTATCGAGGAATACACCATTCCAGATGCAGCTCAGCTACCAGAGCTAAGCCACGTTAAACAAGTTAAAGGTCCTTACCTAGGAGTCAAGGCTACACAACGTCTCTCCTTTAAAGACGGTGAGCTGATCAAGTCAGTTGAAGGTGTAGAGCTGCTTAGAACTCAGCTCAGTCTTGAGACTTTCGAGACTACTCCACAGATGACAGTAGATGTAGAAGCAATTTCTGATCGGCAGGCCAAGACTATTCAGCGTCTCCGTCTCGTAATACTAGAGAGTATCTTAGTGCGTCGTGACACGATGTCCGACTCGAGTCATGGTTCTACTCACACAGAACTTCAGGTAGAAGATGGTGATATTGTGAAGGCAGGTGACGTAGTTGCAACTACTCAGATCCTTGGCAAACAAGAAGGCATAGTGCAGCTGCCTGATGCTCAGGATGGAGAACCAGTACGCCGTTTAATCGTTGAGCGTGAGGAGGATACAGTTACCTTGTTAACCACTGCAAATCCAACTGTTTGTGTCGGTGAACGCGTAGTTGATGGTGATCTACTTGCAGAAGGTGAATCCACTACTTGTTGCGGAGAAGTAGAAAAGGTTGATGGTAGAGCTATCACCCTTCGTCTGGGCCGCCCCTATATGGTGTCACCCGATTCAGTTCTGCATGTCCGTGATGGAGACTTGGTCCAGCGAGGTGATGGTTTAGCACTGTTAGTGTTTGAGCGACAAAAGACTGGTGACATTGTTCAGGGCTTACCACGCATCGAGGAATTGCTCGAGGCCCGTCGTCCTCGTGATGCAGCAATCCTCTGCAAGAAGTCAGGCACTGTGGAAATAAAGCAAGGAGATGACGATGAGTCAGTTACAGTGAATGTGATTGAAACAGATGACGCAATCAGCGAATATTCAATACTCTTAGGCCGGAATGTTATGGTTAGTGATGGGCAGCAGGTATCAGCAGGTGATCTGCTTACAGATGGCCCTGTTAATCCACATGAGCTACTTGAGTGCTTTTTTGAGGACTTGCATTATCGTAAGCCGCTTCTAGAAGCAGCCCAAGAGTCAATTGCTGAACTGCAACACCGTCTAGTAACTGAGGTTCAGAATGTCTATAAATCTCAGGGAGTCTCGATAGATGACAAGCATATTGAAGTTATTGTTCGGCAGATGACTAGCAAAGTAAGGGTTGAGGATGCTGGCGATACTACCTTACTACCTGGTGAGCTCATTGAGCTACGGCAAGTTGAGGACACTAATCAAGCTATGTCAATCACCGGAGGCACACCTGCTGAGTTCACACCGGTACTTCTTGGCATCACCAAGGCATCACTCAATACTGACAGCTTCATCTCAGCAGCTTCTTTTCAGGAAACCACCCGGGTGCTCACTGAAGCAGCCATCGAGGGCAAAAGCGATTGGTTGCGAGGACTCAAAGAAAACGTGATTATTGGACGTTTAATTCCAGCTGGCACTGGCTTTAGCGGTTTTGAGGAAGAATTACAGAAAGAGGCTGTTCCTCATCCCGATATCCTGTCAGAGGATCCGGCTGGCTACCGTCGCATTCAAAACCTGCGTCCGGACTATACCGTCGAGATGCCAGCTGCGAACAGCTTTGGAGCGACTGCGCTCCTTGATGATCCCAGTGAGGAGGACCTTGAAGCTACCCGGAGTCGTCATGGTATTGATGCCTCAGGCAGCAGTTTCGCTGCCTTTACGCGACCTACCGAAGATGGTCCTAGTGACGATCAGCTTCTAGATCTAGCTGCCGTAGAGGACCTGCAAGAAGAGGGACTGCTTAGCGACGAGTGA
- a CDS encoding DNA-directed RNA polymerase subunit gamma, with protein MTNSNLRTENHFDYVRITLASPERVMEWGQRTLPNGQVVGEVTKPETINYRTLKPEMDGLFCEKIFGPSKDWECHCGKYKRVRHRGIVCERCGVEVTESRVRRHRMGFIKLAAPVSHVWYLKGIPSYVAILLDMPLRDVEQIVYFNCYAVLDPGDHKDLKYKQLLTEDEWLEIEDEIYAEDSEIENEPIVGIGAEALKQLLEDIDLGQVAEQLREEIASSRGQKRAKLIKRLRVIDNFIATNARPEWMVLDVIPVIPPDLRPMVQLDGGRFATSDLNDLYRRVINRNNRLARLQEILAPEIIVRNEKRMLQEAVDALIDNGRRGRTVVGANNRPLKSLSDIIEGKQGRFRQNLLGKRVDYSGRSVIVVGPKLKMHQCGLPKEMAIELFQPFVIHRLIRQNIVNNIKAAKKLIQRADDEVMQVLQEVIDGHPILLNRAPTLHRLGIQAFEPKLVDGRAIQLHPLVCPAFNADFDGDQMAVHVPLAIEAQTEARMLMLASNNVLSPATGEPIITPSQDMVLGAYYLTALQPDRPLVNFGDRSRTFSGLEDVIHAFENCRISLHDWVWVRFNGEVEDDDERDEPISGKRLSDGTRFEQWTYRRDRFDEDGALISRYILTTVGRVVMNHTIIDAVAIA; from the coding sequence ATGACCAACAGCAATCTCAGAACCGAGAATCACTTCGACTATGTCAGAATTACGCTCGCTTCTCCCGAGCGGGTCATGGAGTGGGGCCAGCGCACACTGCCTAATGGTCAGGTCGTGGGTGAAGTTACTAAGCCGGAGACGATCAACTATCGCACACTCAAACCAGAAATGGATGGTTTGTTCTGTGAGAAGATCTTCGGCCCTTCAAAAGATTGGGAATGTCATTGCGGCAAATACAAACGTGTCCGACATCGCGGCATTGTCTGCGAGCGCTGTGGTGTTGAGGTCACTGAGAGCCGAGTACGTCGTCACCGCATGGGATTCATCAAGCTTGCAGCACCGGTATCTCATGTATGGTATCTTAAGGGTATCCCTAGTTATGTGGCAATCTTACTCGATATGCCACTTCGAGATGTTGAGCAAATTGTCTACTTTAACTGCTATGCTGTACTTGATCCTGGAGACCATAAAGATCTAAAGTACAAGCAACTTCTTACTGAAGATGAATGGTTAGAAATCGAAGACGAAATTTACGCCGAAGATTCAGAAATTGAAAACGAGCCGATAGTAGGTATCGGTGCAGAGGCCCTCAAGCAGCTATTAGAAGACATTGACCTTGGGCAGGTTGCTGAACAGCTACGTGAAGAGATTGCTAGCAGCAGAGGCCAGAAACGGGCTAAGCTGATCAAGCGTTTGAGAGTAATTGACAATTTCATAGCTACTAACGCCCGTCCAGAGTGGATGGTACTGGATGTAATCCCAGTGATCCCACCTGATCTACGCCCAATGGTGCAGCTAGATGGTGGACGATTCGCAACTTCTGATCTCAATGACCTTTACCGACGAGTAATTAATCGTAACAATCGCCTAGCTCGGCTCCAGGAGATACTTGCTCCGGAAATTATCGTCCGCAACGAGAAGCGGATGCTACAGGAGGCTGTTGACGCATTAATCGACAATGGGCGTCGTGGTCGTACTGTGGTAGGAGCAAATAATAGACCATTAAAGTCTCTCAGCGATATTATTGAGGGTAAGCAAGGACGCTTCCGCCAAAATCTACTTGGCAAGCGTGTTGACTATTCTGGCCGCTCAGTGATTGTGGTTGGTCCCAAACTCAAGATGCATCAGTGTGGCCTTCCTAAGGAGATGGCAATCGAGTTATTTCAGCCATTTGTTATCCATCGCCTAATCCGTCAAAACATTGTCAATAACATTAAAGCCGCAAAGAAGCTAATTCAGCGCGCTGATGATGAGGTGATGCAAGTATTGCAGGAGGTGATTGATGGTCATCCAATACTACTAAATCGAGCACCTACACTCCACCGACTGGGTATTCAGGCTTTTGAACCAAAACTAGTCGATGGTCGGGCAATTCAGTTACATCCACTCGTTTGTCCAGCCTTTAATGCTGATTTTGATGGTGATCAGATGGCTGTGCATGTGCCGCTAGCAATTGAGGCTCAGACAGAAGCACGCATGCTGATGTTAGCTAGCAACAATGTTCTCTCACCAGCTACTGGTGAGCCTATTATCACTCCATCTCAGGACATGGTGCTTGGAGCTTATTACCTTACAGCGCTTCAGCCTGACCGTCCTCTAGTTAATTTCGGAGATCGTAGCCGTACTTTCTCTGGACTTGAAGACGTTATTCATGCTTTTGAAAACTGTCGCATCAGCTTGCATGACTGGGTCTGGGTACGTTTTAACGGGGAAGTCGAAGATGATGATGAGCGTGATGAGCCCATTAGTGGAAAAAGACTCAGTGATGGCACACGTTTTGAGCAATGGACTTACCGGCGTGACCGTTTTGATGAGGATGGCGCACTCATCAGCCGCTACATTCTTACCACTGTCGGCCGAGTAGTAATGAACCACACAATCATCGATGCAGTGGCTATTGCCTAA